One region of Mucilaginibacter gotjawali genomic DNA includes:
- a CDS encoding fumarylacetoacetate hydrolase family protein yields the protein MKLIRFGEPGKEKTGVIVNDKKYDTSAFGEDYGEAFFETDGLNRLSYFIEDNLLTEIPVDARLGCPLARPSKIVCIGLNYVDHARETNATPPTEPVIFMKSTTAITGPNDNIVIPKNSVKTDWEVELAVVIGKKASYVDEADAMDYIAGYVLHNDVSEREFQLERGGTWDKGKGCDTFAPIGPFFATADEIADPHNLRLWLKVNGKIMQDGTTANFIFNLPTLVSYTSQFMTLLPGDIISTGTPAGVGLGMKPPFYLKAGDVVELGIDGLGEARQVLVDWV from the coding sequence ATGAAGCTTATACGATTTGGCGAACCGGGTAAAGAAAAAACCGGTGTAATTGTTAACGATAAAAAATATGATACCTCGGCCTTTGGCGAAGATTACGGAGAAGCGTTTTTTGAAACCGATGGCTTAAACCGTTTAAGTTATTTTATAGAAGATAACCTGCTGACAGAAATACCCGTTGATGCCAGGCTGGGCTGCCCGCTGGCAAGGCCCTCCAAAATTGTATGTATCGGCTTAAATTATGTTGACCATGCCAGGGAAACCAATGCTACGCCACCGACTGAACCGGTGATCTTTATGAAATCGACCACCGCTATCACAGGCCCCAATGATAACATCGTCATCCCAAAAAACTCCGTAAAAACCGATTGGGAAGTGGAGCTGGCCGTAGTGATCGGCAAAAAAGCAAGCTATGTGGATGAAGCTGACGCGATGGACTACATTGCCGGCTATGTGCTGCATAATGATGTGTCCGAACGTGAGTTTCAGTTAGAAAGAGGCGGCACCTGGGATAAAGGCAAGGGCTGCGACACATTTGCGCCTATCGGACCGTTTTTTGCTACTGCAGATGAAATTGCCGATCCGCATAACCTGCGCCTGTGGTTAAAAGTAAACGGTAAAATAATGCAGGACGGTACCACCGCCAACTTCATCTTCAACCTGCCAACGCTGGTATCATACACCAGCCAGTTTATGACCTTATTGCCCGGCGATATCATCTCCACCGGCACCCCAGCAGGCGTAGGCCTCGGTATGAAACCACCCTTCTACCTCAAAGCAGGCGATGTTGTTGAATTAGGCATCGATGGTTTAGGTGAAGCAAGGCAGGTGCTGGTAGATTGGGTTTAG
- a CDS encoding SDR family NAD(P)-dependent oxidoreductase produces MFKLTNKSAIITGGGSGIGKAMAVLFAKQGAEVHIIELNSDAAAETVNEITAFGGKAFGHACDVSKQAQVVETMNKIGKIDILVNNAGIAHIGRADNTSEADFDRIYNVNIKGVYNCLFAAIPLMKANNGGVILNTASIAASVGIVDRFAYSTSKGAIHAMTLSVARDYLHEGIRCNSISPARVHTPFVDGFIAKNYAGKEAEIFEKLSKSQPIGRMGQPEEVAALALYLCSDEAGFITGTDYPIDGGFITLNN; encoded by the coding sequence ATGTTCAAACTAACCAATAAATCAGCAATAATAACCGGTGGCGGAAGCGGCATCGGTAAAGCAATGGCCGTCCTTTTTGCAAAACAGGGCGCCGAAGTGCATATCATCGAACTCAACAGCGATGCAGCCGCAGAAACCGTTAACGAAATAACTGCGTTTGGCGGCAAAGCCTTCGGCCATGCCTGCGATGTTAGCAAGCAGGCGCAGGTGGTTGAAACAATGAATAAGATCGGCAAAATTGATATCCTGGTAAATAATGCCGGTATTGCCCACATTGGCCGTGCCGATAATACCAGCGAAGCGGATTTCGACAGGATCTATAACGTTAATATCAAAGGGGTTTACAACTGCCTGTTTGCCGCTATACCATTGATGAAAGCCAATAACGGCGGCGTAATTTTAAACACCGCATCCATAGCCGCCAGCGTGGGCATTGTGGACAGGTTTGCCTACTCCACCAGTAAAGGCGCTATCCATGCCATGACCTTATCTGTTGCCCGCGATTACCTGCACGAGGGCATCCGCTGCAACAGTATCAGTCCGGCCCGGGTGCATACGCCATTTGTGGACGGCTTTATCGCCAAAAATTATGCCGGCAAGGAAGCGGAGATCTTCGAAAAGCTCTCCAAATCGCAACCGATTGGCCGTATGGGCCAGCCGGAAGAGGTAGCGGCACTGGCTTTATACCTATGCTCGGACGAAGCAGGTTTTATTACCGGTACCGATTACCCTATTGACGGCGGGTTTATTACTTTAAATAATTAA
- a CDS encoding UxaA family hydrolase encodes MPMQKQQFLKIHPHDNVLVALQNLAAGTVINFEGDTFALTTDIAAKHKFSLTELKAGDEILMYGVLVGKATLEIPKGGPISIETVHHASGEFHLGKRKTEWHQPDTSKFEGRTFMGYHRADGSVGTGNYWVVIPLVFCENRNINVLKEALSEKLGYKKAKSYEADVDQLIGLYQAGKSVEEIINADIQAAPDKAKSKRLFKNIDGIKFLTHDMGCGCNRSDAQTLCGLIAGYITNPNVAGATILSLGCQNAQVSILQQEIQARDASFSKPLVILEQQKTGTEAELMQQALKQTFAGLVKANETERQPAPLSKLCIGLECGGSDGFSGISANPALGYVSDLLVSMGGSVILSEFPELCGVEQELSDRCVDEEKANYFMQLMTTYNARAEADGSGFYANPSPGNIRDGLITDAIKSAGAAKKGGTSPVADVLDYPQKATKAGLNLLCTPGSDVESTTAEVGSGATVVLFTTGLGTPTGNPVTPVIKLSTNTATAVKMPDIIDINCGTIIEGEETIQQAGERILDYVIQVASGEAEPKAVQLGQDDWIPWKRGISL; translated from the coding sequence ATGCCAATGCAGAAACAACAATTTTTAAAGATCCACCCGCATGATAATGTACTGGTTGCCCTGCAGAACCTTGCAGCCGGAACCGTGATTAACTTTGAGGGTGACACATTTGCATTAACTACGGATATTGCCGCCAAACATAAATTCAGCTTAACTGAACTGAAAGCCGGCGACGAAATCCTGATGTATGGGGTACTGGTAGGCAAAGCAACGCTGGAGATCCCTAAAGGCGGCCCCATCAGTATTGAAACTGTTCACCATGCTTCCGGGGAATTTCACCTGGGCAAACGTAAAACCGAGTGGCACCAACCCGATACCAGCAAATTTGAGGGCCGTACCTTTATGGGCTATCACCGCGCCGATGGCTCGGTAGGGACAGGTAATTACTGGGTAGTGATCCCCCTGGTTTTTTGCGAGAACAGGAATATCAATGTATTAAAAGAGGCACTATCCGAAAAGCTGGGCTATAAAAAAGCCAAAAGCTACGAGGCGGATGTAGATCAGCTGATCGGCCTTTACCAGGCAGGCAAATCGGTAGAAGAAATTATTAATGCCGATATCCAGGCTGCGCCCGATAAGGCAAAATCAAAACGACTGTTTAAAAATATCGACGGCATCAAATTCCTCACCCACGATATGGGCTGCGGTTGTAACCGGTCTGACGCGCAAACCCTTTGTGGGTTGATAGCCGGTTATATCACTAACCCCAATGTTGCTGGGGCTACCATATTAAGTTTGGGTTGCCAAAATGCACAGGTAAGCATCCTTCAGCAGGAAATCCAGGCCCGTGATGCCAGTTTCAGCAAACCGCTGGTGATACTGGAGCAGCAAAAAACCGGCACGGAGGCTGAACTGATGCAACAGGCCCTGAAGCAAACTTTTGCAGGCCTGGTTAAAGCAAACGAAACCGAAAGGCAGCCCGCTCCCCTATCCAAACTATGCATTGGGCTGGAATGCGGTGGATCTGATGGTTTTTCGGGTATCTCGGCTAATCCGGCTTTGGGTTATGTTTCGGACTTATTGGTGTCCATGGGCGGTTCGGTTATCTTATCCGAATTCCCTGAACTTTGCGGGGTTGAACAGGAGCTGAGCGACCGTTGTGTTGATGAGGAAAAGGCCAACTATTTTATGCAACTGATGACCACCTACAATGCCCGTGCAGAAGCGGATGGTTCAGGGTTTTATGCCAATCCATCCCCCGGAAACATTAGGGATGGGCTGATTACCGATGCCATTAAATCGGCAGGAGCAGCCAAAAAAGGTGGCACTTCGCCGGTAGCCGATGTACTGGATTATCCGCAGAAAGCAACAAAAGCCGGTTTAAACCTGCTATGTACCCCCGGCAGCGATGTGGAAAGCACCACCGCCGAAGTAGGCTCCGGAGCCACCGTAGTTTTGTTTACTACAGGTTTGGGTACACCAACCGGCAACCCGGTTACCCCGGTGATCAAACTATCAACCAATACAGCTACGGCAGTAAAAATGCCTGATATTATTGACATTAACTGCGGTACCATTATTGAAGGCGAAGAAACCATACAGCAGGCTGGTGAACGGATCCTGGATTACGTGATCCAGGTAGCCAGCGGCGAGGCTGAACCAAAAGCGGTACAATTAGGCCAGGATGACTGGATTCCGTGGAAGAGGGGAATATCGCTGTAA
- a CDS encoding alpha-L-fucosidase, translating into MLKKLQLLVVGLGFILSPAFAQQKRIGNETDAQKDKRMEWWQDGRFGMFIHFGLYSGAARHEWVKHNEHLTNEEYQKYFDQFNPDLFDPVKWAKEAKAAGMKYAVMTTKHHEGFCLFDSKYTDYKATNTHAKRDLVREYVNAFRSQGLKVGFYYSLLDWHHPDYTMDDAHPLTQVDTTEANYKRLNKGRDMAKYRQYMRNQITELLTNYGKIDVLWLDWSWDKGAKRGKGADDWGAVELLKLVRKLQPGIIVNNRLGLYDYKDGGDFETPEQVGTDELAKYKGRTWETCQTFSGSWGYYRDENSWKTHRQLLDLLITSVSNGGNLILNVGPTGRGEFDYRATRALDSLSYWMHANNVAIYNCTYAPAAYKVPEGDKLTYSKVNGRLYVHLFNYPTNGKITLPGYNGKIKYAQFLNDHSELILKASAANKDDLELTVPLKKPPYEIPVVELTLQ; encoded by the coding sequence ATGCTTAAAAAATTACAATTACTAGTGGTAGGTTTGGGATTTATCCTTTCGCCCGCATTTGCTCAACAAAAACGTATTGGCAACGAAACCGATGCGCAAAAAGACAAGCGCATGGAATGGTGGCAGGACGGCCGCTTTGGGATGTTTATCCACTTCGGCCTTTACTCGGGCGCTGCCAGGCACGAATGGGTGAAACATAATGAACACCTCACCAACGAGGAATACCAAAAGTATTTCGACCAGTTTAACCCTGATCTGTTCGACCCGGTTAAATGGGCAAAAGAAGCCAAAGCAGCCGGCATGAAATACGCTGTGATGACCACCAAGCACCACGAAGGTTTTTGTTTGTTCGATTCAAAATATACCGATTATAAAGCTACCAACACCCACGCCAAACGGGATTTGGTACGTGAATATGTTAACGCCTTTCGCTCCCAGGGGCTAAAAGTTGGTTTTTACTATTCCTTGCTCGACTGGCACCACCCTGATTATACCATGGACGATGCCCACCCGCTTACCCAGGTGGATACCACCGAGGCCAACTACAAACGCCTGAATAAAGGCCGCGACATGGCTAAATACCGCCAGTACATGCGCAACCAGATCACCGAATTGCTCACCAATTATGGCAAGATTGATGTATTATGGCTGGATTGGAGCTGGGATAAAGGCGCCAAACGCGGCAAAGGAGCTGATGACTGGGGCGCTGTTGAATTGCTCAAACTGGTTAGGAAACTGCAGCCCGGCATTATTGTAAACAACCGGCTTGGTTTGTATGATTACAAAGATGGCGGCGATTTTGAAACCCCTGAACAGGTAGGTACTGATGAGCTGGCTAAATACAAGGGCCGCACATGGGAAACCTGCCAGACCTTTTCAGGATCATGGGGCTACTACCGCGACGAAAACAGCTGGAAAACCCACCGGCAATTGCTCGACCTGCTGATTACTTCGGTAAGCAACGGCGGCAACCTCATCCTTAACGTTGGGCCAACCGGTCGCGGCGAATTTGATTACAGGGCTACCCGTGCGCTTGACAGCCTGTCGTACTGGATGCATGCCAATAACGTTGCTATTTACAACTGCACTTACGCGCCTGCTGCTTATAAAGTACCTGAAGGTGATAAGCTTACTTACAGCAAAGTAAACGGACGACTGTATGTTCATTTGTTTAATTATCCTACCAACGGAAAGATAACGCTGCCTGGCTATAACGGCAAAATAAAATACGCGCAGTTTTTAAACGACCATTCGGAATTGATTTTAAAAGCGTCAGCAGCAAATAAGGATGACCTGGAGTTAACCGTTCCGCTTAAAAAACCACCGTACGAAATACCTGTTGTTGAATTAACGTTGCAATAG
- a CDS encoding L-rhamnose mutarotase, producing MKKYCLTLDLKDDPALIAEYEKYHEAIWPEIHESITSSGITNMEIYRFDNRLFMIMEVDDTFSFEKKGAADAANPKVQEWETLMWKYQQPLKNALKGEKWVLMNKIFKL from the coding sequence ATGAAAAAATACTGCTTAACCCTTGATCTGAAAGACGACCCTGCATTGATTGCCGAATACGAAAAATACCACGAAGCCATCTGGCCCGAAATACATGAAAGTATAACAAGTTCAGGGATCACCAATATGGAGATCTATCGTTTTGACAACCGCCTGTTTATGATCATGGAAGTGGACGACACCTTCAGTTTCGAAAAAAAGGGTGCCGCAGACGCCGCTAACCCCAAAGTACAGGAATGGGAAACCCTGATGTGGAAATACCAGCAACCACTTAAAAATGCGCTGAAAGGCGAAAAGTGGGTTTTAATGAATAAGATTTTCAAACTATAA
- a CDS encoding outer membrane beta-barrel protein yields MKLFYLFIAALLISANIHAQTGRDVHGTVTDSTKVTLPGSIVRLITATDSISTATDAKGAFLFKGVKAAQFSLVVQSIGFEPVRKRIALNNSNEPVFLRPIILKPSSQMLKEVTISDVLPVKIKEDTVEFNAAAYKVRDGAPIEDVIKKVPGADVDANGNVTFQGKSVTKVRVNGKDFFGGDLKTATQNLPADAVQNVQFVNDYGDQANLTGIKTGEPETVLNINIKASRNHGIFGQVSAGGGQDAIPQVDGTKDAARYIAQGNMFNFDGNRQIAILANYNNTNTNLFNFGGPGGGGGRGGAGGPPGSGNSTNGITTARSIGVNYRDNWSKKLTVYGSYSFTDNTVNTISSTIQKNYGLSGTNATSSTNNEIDKKINQRFTFNMEYRPDTLNYFKISPSYSFAGVHSTQAETFNQTIADTTALAYTTNVISRSSSPNYGINVLYNHRFNNHGRNFSINVGVGRSTTDQYQNPDNIYSKITSAPNTPADQFITTNANTDTVGTFVSYIEPIGKKSYFEVNYNYKHSYTTSNKVTDTLSDSGQLNEYALLSNDYNYTFVTNRFGLNYRFVEKKYNYVLGVTAQPSVLDGSSPNISPTHKTSFNFSPNAHFIYNFSRTQSFSANFSGSSVMPSYTQLQPVPDLSNALYPVIGNPNLNPQYNNTLSLRYNHFNFESGNVFFSNLSFIQADNYIASNTIYYPDNYTPNTHLSKTTGTSYANANGYYSTSAFFVFAKPWEKRKYNLFLVGNYSYSNNISYITDIAPVTFAENTEKNVAKTLTASQGIRFRLDITDVIDAEANTTYSINSSQNSIPQAGVLDNYRSWVVGLNGKNYLFKDWTYSYDYSKTFYYNYPGAKNPNVFNTYLERRFLKGNMATLRFSVLDVFNQNTGYSSTQTGSYTSTTNYNRLGRYYLLTFTYRFSKMAGKAPERGPGRGFGPPGVARAGRHQGVDLIDNQPYEFGW; encoded by the coding sequence ATGAAATTATTTTACCTTTTTATAGCCGCCCTTTTGATAAGTGCGAACATCCACGCCCAAACCGGCCGCGATGTGCATGGCACGGTTACCGATTCCACAAAAGTAACTTTGCCGGGCTCGATAGTGAGACTTATTACAGCAACCGACAGTATCTCCACCGCTACTGACGCCAAAGGAGCCTTTTTGTTTAAAGGCGTTAAAGCAGCACAGTTTAGTTTGGTTGTTCAGTCAATCGGTTTTGAGCCGGTAAGAAAACGTATCGCACTTAATAACAGCAACGAGCCGGTTTTTTTGCGGCCCATCATTTTAAAACCTTCCAGCCAGATGCTGAAGGAGGTTACCATATCCGACGTATTACCCGTTAAAATAAAGGAAGATACGGTTGAGTTTAATGCGGCTGCTTATAAAGTACGCGATGGCGCACCTATTGAGGACGTGATTAAAAAAGTACCCGGTGCGGATGTTGATGCTAACGGCAACGTAACTTTCCAGGGAAAAAGCGTAACCAAGGTGCGCGTAAACGGAAAAGATTTTTTTGGGGGCGATTTAAAAACTGCTACCCAGAATTTACCGGCCGATGCAGTACAAAACGTGCAGTTTGTAAATGATTACGGCGACCAGGCTAACCTTACCGGTATAAAAACAGGCGAGCCCGAGACCGTATTAAATATCAATATAAAAGCCAGCAGGAACCATGGCATTTTTGGCCAGGTGAGCGCCGGCGGCGGCCAGGATGCAATACCGCAGGTTGACGGCACCAAAGATGCCGCACGCTACATTGCACAAGGCAATATGTTTAATTTTGACGGCAACCGCCAGATTGCCATACTGGCTAATTATAACAACACCAATACCAACCTGTTTAATTTTGGCGGGCCGGGTGGCGGTGGCGGCCGTGGCGGTGCGGGTGGCCCTCCGGGAAGCGGCAATAGTACCAATGGTATCACCACAGCACGCTCAATCGGCGTAAACTACCGTGATAACTGGAGCAAAAAATTAACGGTTTATGGCAGCTACAGTTTTACTGACAATACCGTAAACACGATCAGCAGTACGATACAAAAAAACTACGGATTAAGCGGAACGAACGCTACCAGTTCAACCAATAACGAGATCGATAAAAAAATCAACCAGCGGTTCACTTTCAACATGGAATACCGGCCTGATACTTTGAATTATTTCAAGATCAGCCCATCCTACTCGTTTGCAGGTGTACATTCAACCCAGGCCGAAACATTTAATCAAACCATTGCAGATACTACGGCTTTGGCTTACACTACCAATGTAATAAGCCGGTCGTCATCGCCAAATTACGGAATCAATGTATTGTATAATCACCGTTTTAATAACCATGGGCGCAATTTCAGTATCAATGTGGGTGTAGGCCGGTCCACTACCGACCAATACCAGAACCCGGATAATATTTATTCAAAAATTACTTCTGCTCCAAATACCCCGGCCGACCAGTTTATTACTACCAATGCCAATACAGATACAGTGGGTACCTTTGTATCCTACATTGAACCTATCGGCAAAAAGTCATACTTTGAGGTAAACTATAATTACAAGCATAGTTATACCACCTCCAATAAAGTAACGGATACTTTAAGCGATTCCGGGCAGTTAAATGAATATGCCTTACTAAGTAACGATTACAACTACACCTTTGTAACCAATCGTTTCGGGCTTAATTACCGCTTTGTTGAAAAGAAATACAATTACGTTTTAGGTGTAACAGCCCAACCATCCGTATTGGACGGAAGTTCACCAAACATTTCGCCTACACATAAAACAAGTTTTAATTTTTCGCCAAACGCCCACTTTATTTATAATTTCTCGCGTACGCAGTCATTCAGTGCAAACTTTAGCGGAAGCAGTGTAATGCCAAGCTATACGCAATTGCAGCCGGTACCTGACCTAAGCAACGCATTATACCCGGTAATAGGTAACCCCAACCTTAACCCGCAGTATAACAACACCTTGTCGTTAAGGTACAATCACTTCAATTTTGAATCAGGTAACGTATTTTTCAGTAATTTATCCTTTATCCAGGCTGATAATTATATTGCCAGCAACACCATTTATTACCCGGACAATTACACGCCAAATACCCATTTGTCAAAAACTACAGGTACCAGCTATGCAAATGCTAACGGCTACTATTCAACCTCGGCATTTTTTGTATTTGCCAAACCATGGGAGAAACGGAAATACAATTTGTTCCTGGTCGGCAATTATTCCTACAGCAATAACATCTCGTACATTACAGATATAGCGCCGGTTACTTTTGCAGAAAATACTGAAAAGAATGTTGCGAAAACGCTGACCGCATCACAAGGCATCCGTTTCAGGCTGGACATTACCGATGTTATTGATGCCGAGGCAAACACCACTTACAGCATCAATTCATCACAAAACTCCATACCACAAGCCGGTGTGCTGGATAACTACCGGAGCTGGGTAGTTGGCTTAAACGGCAAAAACTATTTGTTTAAGGATTGGACCTACAGCTACGATTATTCAAAAACGTTTTATTATAACTACCCGGGTGCTAAAAACCCGAATGTGTTTAACACCTACCTGGAACGCAGGTTCCTGAAAGGCAATATGGCAACGCTGCGTTTTTCGGTGCTTGACGTGTTTAACCAGAATACCGGTTACTCCAGTACACAAACAGGCAGCTACACGTCAACAACAAATTACAACCGTTTAGGCCGGTATTACCTGTTAACTTTTACCTACCGTTTCTCGAAAATGGCAGGCAAAGCGCCTGAACGCGGCCCTGGCCGTGGGTTTGGCCCTCCGGGGGTGGCCCGGGCGGGCCGCCACCAGGGGGTGGACCTGATTGATAATCAACCATATGAATTTGGTTGGTGA
- a CDS encoding sensor histidine kinase yields MIFTKSKSKLVTVIIHLLIWAVFGTIYFTQPLSWRISVPYQLWVKNGLILGLLVMAYYLNAIVLVPRFLLKNHTGLYLLIVLGVVAIVVFLNSYFDYWLNLHQLLDEAFHKMGPPRHHRGGHQWDISMIVAMISTCALVIGISTSIITIEKWQNDKQKHQEMEQDKISSELSFLKAQINPHFFFNTLNNIYALTLVNVETSRKAIHQLSRMMRYVLYDTQNTTTQLSQEIAFVKDYISLMQLRLTDAVKINYSSPATLRDVAIAPMIFLPFVENAFKHGVSATQPSYININISQQNSSVELKVVNTIIKEQNNNLEAGSGIGLNNTRRRLDLLYPGKYELKIEEDTAENIYSVHLTLHLS; encoded by the coding sequence ATGATATTTACAAAATCAAAAAGCAAACTGGTAACCGTGATCATCCATTTATTAATATGGGCCGTTTTCGGTACGATCTACTTCACCCAGCCATTGTCATGGCGGATCTCGGTGCCGTACCAGTTGTGGGTAAAAAACGGGCTTATTTTAGGTCTGCTGGTGATGGCTTATTATCTTAACGCAATAGTATTGGTGCCCCGGTTTTTGCTGAAAAACCACACGGGCCTTTATTTGCTGATTGTTTTGGGCGTGGTGGCGATAGTGGTTTTTTTAAACAGTTACTTTGATTACTGGCTAAACCTGCACCAGTTGCTTGACGAAGCTTTTCATAAAATGGGGCCGCCAAGGCATCATAGAGGCGGCCACCAGTGGGATATCAGTATGATTGTTGCCATGATCAGTACATGCGCGCTGGTTATCGGGATCAGTACGAGTATCATCACCATAGAAAAATGGCAAAACGATAAACAAAAACACCAGGAAATGGAACAGGATAAGATCAGTTCGGAACTTTCGTTCCTGAAGGCACAGATCAACCCTCATTTCTTTTTCAATACGCTGAACAATATTTACGCGCTCACTTTGGTGAATGTTGAAACGTCGCGCAAGGCCATACACCAGTTGAGCCGGATGATGCGGTACGTCTTGTACGATACCCAAAATACTACCACGCAGCTGAGCCAGGAGATTGCTTTTGTGAAGGATTATATCAGCCTGATGCAATTACGTTTAACCGATGCGGTTAAAATTAATTATTCTTCGCCGGCAACATTAAGGGATGTCGCGATTGCACCTATGATATTTTTACCCTTTGTTGAAAATGCTTTTAAACACGGCGTGAGCGCTACGCAGCCCAGCTATATCAATATTAACATCAGCCAGCAAAACTCTTCGGTTGAATTAAAGGTGGTGAATACGATCATTAAGGAACAAAATAATAACTTAGAGGCAGGCAGCGGTATCGGGCTCAACAATACCCGCCGCAGGCTTGATCTGTTATACCCTGGCAAATACGAATTAAAAATTGAAGAAGACACTGCCGAAAATATTTATTCCGTTCACTTAACGCTCCACCTGTCATGA
- a CDS encoding LytR/AlgR family response regulator transcription factor, producing MILNCIAVDDEPLALGLVSSFIEQTPFLNLVGRFSSAVDALKAIHSQKIDVLFLDIQMPDLNGIELARVLDNSKANKPRIIFTTAYNQFALEGYKVDALDYLLKPFNYEEFLHAATKALNYAELVEKSNAPAAAAAPVAGVAEERIEDEYLFLKVEYQLVRIALNDILYIEGLKDYVKVWLKSAEKPILSLTSLKSLEEKLPSKKFMRVHRSFIVSLDKINSITRNALQIGKVNITVGDQYKEAFSQFLSKWV from the coding sequence ATGATACTAAATTGCATAGCTGTTGACGATGAACCCCTGGCCCTGGGCCTGGTTAGTTCATTTATTGAACAAACACCTTTTTTAAACCTGGTTGGCCGGTTTTCAAGCGCTGTGGATGCCTTAAAGGCTATCCATTCGCAAAAAATTGATGTGTTGTTCCTGGATATTCAAATGCCTGACCTGAACGGGATTGAACTGGCGCGGGTACTGGATAACAGCAAGGCTAATAAACCGCGCATCATTTTTACTACTGCCTATAACCAGTTCGCGCTGGAAGGCTATAAGGTGGATGCGCTCGACTACCTGTTAAAGCCATTTAACTACGAAGAGTTTTTACACGCCGCAACCAAGGCATTAAATTATGCCGAACTGGTTGAAAAATCAAATGCCCCTGCCGCCGCAGCAGCTCCCGTGGCGGGTGTTGCGGAAGAACGCATAGAAGATGAATACCTGTTTTTAAAGGTAGAGTACCAGCTGGTGCGTATCGCCTTAAATGATATTTTGTACATTGAAGGCTTAAAGGATTATGTAAAAGTTTGGCTGAAGAGCGCCGAAAAGCCCATTCTTTCGTTAACCAGCCTGAAATCGCTTGAAGAAAAGTTGCCGTCGAAAAAATTTATGCGTGTTCACCGGTCCTTTATCGTATCGCTCGATAAAATAAATTCCATTACCCGTAACGCATTGCAAATAGGGAAAGTCAATATTACCGTTGGCGATCAGTATAAAGAAGCGTTCAGCCAGTTTTTAAGCAAATGGGTTTGA